A window of the Parabacteroides merdae ATCC 43184 genome harbors these coding sequences:
- a CDS encoding O-acetylhomoserine aminocarboxypropyltransferase/cysteine synthase family protein — MATKKLHFETLQVHVGQEQADPATDARAVPIYQTTSYVFHDSQHAADRFGLRDAGNIYGRLTNSTQGVFEARVAALEGGVAGLAVASGAAAVTYALQNILGVGDHIVAADNLYGGSFNLITHTLAAQGITHTIVNVNDLQALEAAIRENTKAVYVETFGNPNSDVTNIDAVAEVAHRHNIPLIVDNTFGTPYLIRPIEHGADIVVHSATKFIGGHGSSLGGVIVDSGNFDWKANSDKFPTLGTPDPSYHGAVFADVAGSAAFVTRIRAVILRDTGATISPFNAFILLQGLETLSLRVERHVANALKVVEYLSKHPKVTKVNHPALPDHPDHELYKKYFPKGAGSIFTFEIEGGQVAAWKFIDSLEIFSLLANVADVKSLVIHPYTTTHSQMTPEELAGQHITPSIVRLSIGTEYIDDIIDDLDQALAKV, encoded by the coding sequence ATGGCAACAAAGAAATTACATTTCGAGACATTACAGGTTCATGTAGGGCAAGAACAGGCCGATCCCGCAACAGATGCTCGTGCCGTCCCTATTTATCAGACAACATCTTATGTATTTCATGATTCACAACATGCGGCAGACCGTTTCGGCCTTCGTGATGCTGGGAATATTTATGGTCGTCTGACCAATTCGACACAGGGAGTTTTCGAAGCGCGTGTCGCTGCTCTCGAAGGGGGAGTGGCTGGTCTGGCGGTGGCTTCCGGTGCGGCGGCCGTGACATATGCCTTGCAGAATATACTTGGAGTGGGCGACCATATTGTGGCTGCCGATAATCTCTATGGCGGTTCCTTCAACCTGATTACGCATACGTTAGCGGCTCAGGGCATTACCCACACGATTGTAAATGTCAATGACTTGCAGGCGTTGGAGGCGGCTATTCGGGAGAATACGAAAGCGGTGTATGTCGAAACGTTCGGTAATCCCAATTCTGATGTTACCAATATCGATGCTGTGGCGGAGGTGGCCCATCGTCATAATATTCCGTTGATAGTGGATAATACGTTCGGTACACCGTACCTGATCCGTCCGATCGAGCACGGGGCCGATATTGTTGTTCATTCCGCCACCAAATTTATCGGCGGACATGGATCGAGCTTGGGAGGAGTGATTGTGGACAGTGGCAATTTCGATTGGAAAGCAAATTCCGATAAGTTCCCGACCTTGGGCACACCGGACCCAAGTTATCATGGAGCGGTCTTTGCCGACGTGGCAGGTTCGGCAGCTTTCGTCACCCGCATCCGGGCTGTCATTCTGCGTGATACAGGAGCTACGATCTCGCCTTTCAATGCTTTTATCTTGCTGCAAGGTCTGGAAACATTGTCTCTCCGCGTGGAGCGTCATGTTGCCAATGCTCTGAAAGTCGTCGAGTATTTATCCAAACACCCGAAAGTAACCAAAGTGAACCATCCGGCTCTTCCAGACCATCCAGACCATGAACTTTATAAAAAGTATTTCCCGAAAGGTGCCGGAAGTATTTTCACTTTCGAGATTGAAGGCGGACAGGTAGCAGCCTGGAAGTTTATCGATTCGCTCGAAATATTCTCCCTTCTTGCCAATGTGGCTGATGTGAAGAGCCTGGTGATCCATCCGTATACGACTACCCATTCTCAAATGACTCCGGAAGAGCTGGCCGGACAGCATATCACGCCTTCCATTGTGCGCCTGAGTATAGGTACTGAATATATCGATGATATCATTGATGACCTAGACCAAGCTCTGGCAAAGGTTTGA
- a CDS encoding slipin family protein, giving the protein MSTYIDQRVRVSAFKAEQTLTKDTVPVNVDAVVYWTVWDVEKAALEVQEYQKAIEHITQTGLRDTIGKHELSDLLQERDKIAEDLQQVLDRNTNPWGITCQTVGIKDIAIPQDLAEAMSKEAQAERERRARVILGTAETEIAEKFEQASKKYTDNPVALHLRGMNMLFEGLKEKGSMVIVPSSALDTMNLGAMGGLVSLAKNNETPK; this is encoded by the coding sequence GTGTCGACTTATATTGACCAGCGTGTACGGGTAAGTGCATTTAAGGCCGAACAAACTCTAACCAAAGATACGGTTCCGGTAAATGTGGATGCAGTCGTATATTGGACCGTCTGGGACGTGGAAAAAGCTGCATTGGAAGTACAGGAGTACCAAAAAGCGATCGAACATATCACACAGACTGGTCTAAGAGATACCATCGGTAAGCACGAACTGTCGGATCTCTTGCAGGAACGCGATAAGATAGCTGAGGATTTGCAACAGGTCTTAGACAGAAATACGAATCCGTGGGGCATCACATGCCAGACTGTCGGTATCAAAGATATCGCTATTCCGCAAGACCTGGCCGAAGCAATGAGCAAAGAGGCCCAAGCCGAACGTGAAAGAAGAGCTCGTGTCATCTTGGGAACGGCAGAAACGGAAATCGCAGAAAAGTTCGAACAAGCCAGTAAAAAATATACCGATAATCCTGTGGCATTACATCTCAGAGGGATGAATATGCTGTTCGAAGGCTTAAAAGAAAAAGGATCAATGGTTATCGTACCGAGTTCGGCACTCGACACCATGAACTTAGGGGCTATGGGAGGCTTGGTTTCATTGGCTAAGAACAACGAGACACCGAAATAA
- a CDS encoding GntR family transcriptional regulator: MIKFLLDYSSGIPIYRQIIDQIRFGIASGQLKLGEQLPTVRALAVELKVNLNTVSKAYKELEIKNILETQQGTGTFISKTDHVVPEKEREDKLKEICTQFSSVVLSYGFSLNEVIRELKNIETSKKQ; the protein is encoded by the coding sequence ATGATCAAGTTTTTATTAGATTACTCTAGCGGTATACCGATATACCGCCAGATCATTGATCAAATCAGGTTTGGCATAGCATCCGGGCAACTTAAGTTGGGAGAACAGCTTCCTACGGTCAGAGCACTTGCCGTAGAGTTAAAGGTAAACCTAAACACGGTATCCAAAGCTTATAAAGAATTGGAGATCAAGAATATTTTGGAAACTCAGCAAGGAACCGGAACGTTTATTAGCAAAACAGATCATGTAGTACCGGAAAAAGAACGGGAAGACAAGTTAAAAGAAATTTGTACACAATTTTCTTCCGTTGTACTGAGTTACGGTTTCAGCCTAAATGAGGTTATTCGAGAATTAAAGAATATCGAAACTTCTAAAAAACAATGA
- the tnpA gene encoding IS66 family insertion sequence element accessory protein TnpA — MKRSMSKEEFLALYQRQQSSGLTIKDFCDNESYPASCFHYWKKKYGLSHPYTKHTEPTGDSFIPLNINHTPAIPTSSCGDRHVTIELPSGIKIHLNILSNPEIIYGLISKLCSHVLPE; from the coding sequence ATGAAACGATCAATGAGTAAAGAAGAGTTTTTAGCGCTATATCAGCGCCAACAGTCCAGCGGACTAACCATAAAGGATTTCTGTGATAATGAATCGTATCCTGCTTCCTGTTTTCATTATTGGAAGAAGAAATATGGATTGAGTCACCCATATACCAAACACACCGAACCTACAGGTGATTCGTTTATCCCTCTTAATATTAATCATACTCCTGCCATTCCCACTTCATCATGTGGTGACAGGCATGTAACCATAGAACTTCCATCCGGCATAAAGATCCACCTCAACATCCTAAGTAATCCGGAGATTATTTATGGCCTGATCAGTAAATTATGTAGCCATGTTCTGCCTGAATGA
- the tnpB gene encoding IS66 family insertion sequence element accessory protein TnpB (TnpB, as the term is used for proteins encoded by IS66 family insertion elements, is considered an accessory protein, since TnpC, encoded by a neighboring gene, is a DDE family transposase.): protein MRYFLCPGKTDMRKGINSLCGLVHDKMGYDVRLGDVFIFVNRSRTTMKLLHTEDGGMVLYIKRLEEGTFRLPSYDSESRSYPMEWRDLVLMVEGITDNPSDRLKRLKAGRKEGFY from the coding sequence ATGCGCTACTTCCTGTGTCCCGGGAAGACAGATATGCGCAAAGGAATAAATTCCCTTTGTGGGCTTGTTCATGATAAAATGGGATATGACGTTCGACTTGGCGATGTGTTTATCTTTGTCAACCGAAGCAGAACAACCATGAAACTTCTGCATACCGAAGACGGAGGTATGGTTTTATACATAAAACGCCTTGAGGAAGGTACCTTTAGACTTCCTTCCTATGATAGTGAAAGCCGTTCCTATCCCATGGAATGGCGTGATTTAGTACTGATGGTGGAAGGCATAACCGATAATCCGAGTGATAGACTCAAACGTCTTAAAGCCGGTCGAAAAGAAGGATTTTATTGA
- a CDS encoding IS66-like element ISBvu3 family transposase, translating into MIHTDTMELIIKNQQEQIKGLLETNRTLVESNQKLMEQTGELQQKVQELLSQVAWLNRQLFGRKSEKLASLDPNQLALFDTLANPRQEETDLVETGVGTRTCKPDGKKKESRRNRELLEGLPVVEVIVEPDNVDLNRYRRIGEERTRTLEFEPGKLYVKETVRPKYGLKNNLSLPKEGESGVIIAPLPPSPIYKCLAGPSLLAEILLQKYEYHVPFYRQVKEYRHLGVRLPESTLSGWFKPVCELLSPLYSELVKLVTGSGYVQVDETTVRVINKGKGKTDKEYLWMVRAAMEKLVIFHYDDGSRSGQTIRNLLKDFKGYLQSDGYSAYNAFDGTKDVCLIACLAHIRRHMELALDENRSLAEYALKQIQELYHIEQIADARKLDAQGRCALRQRLATPILDSFEKWMEQTYGKVPPRSRMGQAITYTYPLWPRMKNYLKDGNLKIDNNLAENAIRPLTLSRKNFLFCGNHEAAENTAIICSLLATCKAQEINPREWLNDVIAKLPYYLERDSGKNVRELLPDVWKLEKSNTNPIGV; encoded by the coding sequence ATGATTCATACAGATACGATGGAACTAATAATCAAGAATCAACAGGAGCAAATAAAAGGGCTTCTGGAGACAAATCGTACCCTTGTAGAATCAAATCAGAAACTTATGGAACAGACGGGAGAACTGCAGCAAAAAGTACAGGAACTCCTGTCGCAAGTAGCCTGGTTAAACAGACAGCTTTTCGGCAGAAAGAGTGAAAAGCTGGCATCCTTGGATCCCAACCAGCTTGCCTTGTTTGATACCTTGGCTAATCCCAGGCAAGAGGAAACGGATCTTGTGGAGACTGGCGTAGGCACTAGGACATGTAAACCGGACGGAAAGAAAAAAGAATCCCGCCGTAATCGGGAACTGTTAGAGGGGCTGCCCGTTGTGGAAGTCATTGTCGAACCTGATAATGTGGATCTGAATCGATATCGTCGTATAGGTGAAGAGCGCACACGTACGCTTGAATTTGAACCGGGAAAGCTATATGTCAAAGAGACAGTACGTCCCAAATACGGACTCAAAAATAATTTAAGTCTTCCCAAAGAGGGTGAAAGCGGTGTCATAATAGCACCGCTTCCACCTTCCCCTATATACAAATGTCTGGCAGGACCTTCCTTGCTAGCCGAAATACTTCTGCAGAAATATGAATATCATGTTCCCTTTTACCGTCAGGTAAAGGAATACAGACATTTGGGTGTACGACTGCCGGAAAGTACTTTAAGCGGGTGGTTTAAGCCAGTATGTGAGTTATTAAGTCCTCTTTATTCGGAATTAGTAAAGCTCGTAACGGGCAGCGGATATGTTCAGGTCGACGAAACCACAGTACGGGTCATCAACAAAGGAAAGGGAAAAACCGATAAGGAGTATTTATGGATGGTCAGGGCAGCTATGGAAAAACTGGTCATCTTCCATTATGATGACGGTTCCCGATCCGGACAGACAATCAGAAATTTATTAAAGGACTTCAAAGGATATCTTCAAAGTGACGGATACAGTGCCTACAATGCGTTTGATGGCACTAAGGACGTGTGCCTTATTGCCTGTCTGGCCCATATCAGAAGACATATGGAGCTGGCACTGGATGAAAATAGATCACTTGCTGAATATGCTCTTAAACAAATACAGGAACTATATCATATTGAGCAGATAGCAGATGCCCGGAAACTCGATGCGCAGGGACGATGTGCACTCCGCCAGCGTTTGGCAACTCCCATACTTGACTCCTTTGAAAAATGGATGGAACAGACTTATGGCAAAGTACCACCAAGAAGTCGCATGGGACAAGCTATTACCTATACTTATCCTCTTTGGCCAAGAATGAAGAATTACCTGAAAGATGGAAATCTGAAAATCGATAATAATCTGGCGGAAAATGCGATTAGACCACTTACTTTGTCCAGAAAGAACTTCCTCTTTTGTGGTAACCACGAGGCAGCTGAAAATACAGCAATCATATGCTCACTATTAGCTACCTGTAAAGCACAGGAAATTAACCCAAGGGAATGGCTGAATGATGTCATAGCCAAACTTCCATACTATCTGGAAAGAGACTCCGGGAAAAATGTTCGTGAACTTCTTCCGGATGTTTGGAAGTTAGAGAAATCCAACACGAATCCAATTGGAGTTTAA
- a CDS encoding IS256 family transposase: MKEKNQVVPDEVLSKEFLSQFKTEADVSKFLKQLHAQVLEKMLEGEMDAHLGYEKNSVTGNNTGNSRNGSYPKKIQTEHGESVISIPRDRNGQFEPIAVPKHESRGLSIEKLVISLYAKGMSVSDIEEEMREIYEIELSTSAISIITNKVNQAAQEWQNRPLDPVCLIVWMDGIVFKVRDNGKIINKTVYLCVGLKQNGLKEVLGMWVGKSESSSFWMGVLTDLKARGVQDILITCTDNLNGFTDTIRSVFPQSSTQVCVVHQIRNSCKYVVYKDKKEFTADMKNIYNAPNKEVAATELDNLEKKWGGKYPYAILSWRNNWDDLTVFFQFPLEIRKIICTTNLIENLNGKIRKYTKSKLSFPSDDAVKKTVYLSLMEIEKKWTMPISNWGLIMNQFMLMFENRIQI; encoded by the coding sequence ATGAAAGAAAAGAATCAAGTAGTGCCCGATGAGGTGTTAAGCAAGGAGTTCCTTAGCCAGTTCAAGACAGAAGCGGATGTGAGCAAGTTTCTGAAACAGTTGCATGCCCAGGTGCTGGAGAAGATGCTTGAAGGCGAAATGGATGCCCATTTGGGCTATGAAAAGAATTCTGTGACAGGGAACAATACCGGCAACTCCCGGAATGGCAGTTATCCGAAGAAAATCCAGACCGAACATGGAGAGTCTGTCATTTCTATTCCACGTGACCGTAACGGCCAGTTTGAGCCGATAGCAGTGCCCAAACATGAAAGTCGTGGACTTTCTATAGAAAAGCTCGTTATCTCCCTATACGCCAAAGGAATGAGCGTTTCTGACATAGAGGAAGAGATGCGTGAGATTTATGAAATAGAGCTCTCTACATCGGCCATTTCCATCATTACCAACAAAGTCAATCAGGCTGCCCAGGAGTGGCAGAACCGTCCCCTTGATCCTGTTTGCCTGATAGTCTGGATGGACGGTATTGTCTTCAAGGTACGGGATAACGGCAAGATCATAAACAAGACCGTTTACCTTTGCGTCGGACTGAAACAGAACGGCCTGAAGGAAGTTCTTGGCATGTGGGTTGGCAAATCGGAAAGCTCTTCTTTCTGGATGGGTGTCCTGACCGACTTAAAAGCCCGTGGAGTGCAGGATATACTGATTACCTGTACCGACAATCTGAATGGATTTACGGATACTATCCGCAGTGTATTCCCTCAGTCATCCACTCAAGTCTGTGTGGTACATCAGATCAGAAATTCCTGTAAATATGTCGTTTATAAGGATAAGAAAGAGTTTACAGCGGATATGAAGAATATCTATAATGCACCCAACAAAGAGGTTGCAGCCACAGAACTTGACAATCTGGAAAAGAAATGGGGAGGAAAGTATCCTTATGCTATACTTTCATGGAGAAACAACTGGGATGATTTGACTGTTTTCTTCCAATTCCCGCTGGAAATCAGAAAAATAATCTGCACAACCAATCTCATTGAGAACCTGAATGGAAAAATCAGAAAGTACACGAAATCAAAACTTTCATTTCCTTCGGACGATGCTGTAAAAAAGACCGTATATCTTTCGCTTATGGAGATTGAAAAGAAATGGACAATGCCTATTTCAAACTGGGGCTTGATTATGAATCAATTTATGCTTATGTTTGAAAACAGAATCCAGATATAA